One Seleniivibrio woodruffii DNA window includes the following coding sequences:
- the lysA gene encoding diaminopimelate decarboxylase, which yields MNYFSYQNGTMHCEETALEQIASEIGTPFYVYSAKSFTDSYNNFANAFQSRKNIICFAVKSCSNIGVLGLLGSLGAGADIVSGGELYRALRAGIDPEKIVYAGVGKTRQEIKEALEAGILMFNAESAQELDVLNEVAGSTGKRARVAIRVNPNVDPKTHPYISTGLKKNKFGISADTVKEQFRYAATLEWLDVEGVHCHIGSQLTEVSPFGEAAKIMASLIKDLRADGIDIKYLDMGGGLGITYNGETPPNHSEYAAAVLEAVRDLDVTLIFEPGRNISGNAGALVTRVLYTKDTEAKHFKVVDAAMNDLARPSLYDAYHSILPVRETDAKIKCDVVGPICETGDFLARDREAADVPVDGLYAVMSAGAYGMSMSSNYNSRPRAAEVLVSGGNYFIIRRRETYADLTGPESVPAFLRTGKNI from the coding sequence ATGAATTATTTTTCTTATCAAAACGGAACGATGCACTGCGAAGAAACAGCCCTTGAGCAGATCGCATCAGAGATCGGCACTCCTTTTTACGTCTACAGCGCAAAATCTTTTACAGACAGCTACAATAACTTCGCAAACGCTTTCCAGAGCAGGAAAAATATAATCTGCTTCGCTGTAAAGTCCTGTTCCAATATCGGTGTGCTGGGGCTTCTCGGCTCTCTTGGCGCAGGTGCGGACATAGTTTCCGGCGGCGAGCTTTACAGGGCTTTGCGTGCAGGAATTGACCCTGAAAAGATAGTTTATGCGGGAGTGGGCAAGACCCGTCAGGAGATAAAAGAGGCTCTGGAAGCCGGAATACTGATGTTCAATGCGGAATCGGCTCAGGAACTTGACGTTCTGAACGAGGTTGCCGGAAGCACGGGAAAACGTGCGAGAGTTGCCATCCGTGTCAACCCGAACGTAGACCCCAAGACCCACCCCTATATCTCCACAGGACTTAAAAAGAATAAATTCGGCATCTCCGCCGACACCGTTAAAGAGCAGTTCAGATACGCCGCAACCCTTGAATGGCTTGATGTTGAAGGCGTTCACTGCCATATCGGCTCCCAGCTCACCGAGGTTTCCCCCTTTGGGGAGGCCGCAAAGATTATGGCAAGCCTTATTAAAGACTTGCGGGCTGACGGAATTGATATAAAATATCTGGACATGGGCGGAGGTCTCGGCATAACATATAACGGCGAAACGCCGCCGAACCACAGCGAATATGCCGCAGCGGTTCTTGAGGCCGTCCGTGATCTGGACGTTACCCTGATATTTGAGCCGGGCAGGAACATTTCCGGCAACGCAGGGGCGCTGGTGACCCGTGTGCTTTACACAAAGGACACAGAAGCCAAGCATTTCAAGGTGGTTGATGCCGCCATGAACGATCTGGCCAGACCGTCACTTTATGACGCATACCACTCTATCCTTCCCGTTCGTGAGACGGATGCGAAGATAAAATGCGATGTGGTTGGGCCCATATGCGAGACAGGAGACTTTCTGGCTCGTGACAGAGAGGCCGCAGACGTACCAGTTGACGGGCTTTATGCCGTTATGAGCGCAGGTGCTTACGGAATGAGCATGTCCAGCAACTATAACTCACGCCCCAGAGCGGCGGAAGTGCTTGTGTCCGGCGGAAATTACTTTATAATAAGGCGAAGAGAAACTTACGCAGACTTAACAGGACCGGAATCAGTTCCGGCTTTCCTTAGAACAGGTAAAAATATATGA
- a CDS encoding ABC transporter ATP-binding protein → MSRLKRIYQYFKPNRNKIIFALIASAIVSATDGATAYIVKHVLDDIFIGKNENMLRLIPMIILVIYTIRLGARYVQVHQMQYAAQMAIKKLREELYAKMIYLPMRYYDSNETGTMMARIISDANNMQNAIPASVKIFRDSLSVFFLIGVVLYQDFKLGSTIFIALPFMLILIKKSGKMIKKYSRKEQEQVGIVSSALQESFTGVKVVKAFASEDREIEKFTRLNDREVHFKLKKLAVSALSSPLMETIAGFAIAGIIFYGGYEVIKGNTTPGTFFSFVTAFGLMFEPFKKIISDNTTVQTALASADRIFELMDEQNEMLDNDGTLICKAEGKEIRFEDVTFKYQTGEDIVLNGVNLDVKPGMTVALVGSSGAGKSTIAALIPRFYDVTGGRITIGGTDIREFSLNSLRTNIGIVSQEPFLFNESVKNNIAYGVQDADMEKIKKAADSAYATGFINELTEGFDTVIGERGDRLSGGQKQRLTIARALLLNPPILILDEATSALDTESERIVQQALSNLMKGRTSFVIAHRLSTIVNADMIVVLDKGRVMATGRHSELIETCDIYSNLCRLQFGTERD, encoded by the coding sequence ATGAGCAGACTGAAACGCATATACCAATATTTCAAACCCAACAGAAACAAGATCATTTTTGCGCTGATAGCGTCGGCTATCGTTTCCGCAACGGACGGCGCAACCGCATACATCGTAAAACACGTTCTGGATGATATCTTTATAGGTAAAAACGAGAATATGCTCCGGCTTATACCTATGATCATTCTGGTGATATATACCATAAGGCTGGGCGCAAGGTACGTTCAGGTTCATCAGATGCAGTATGCCGCCCAGATGGCCATTAAAAAGCTGCGGGAAGAGCTTTATGCCAAGATGATCTATCTGCCCATGCGCTATTACGATTCAAACGAAACCGGAACAATGATGGCCAGAATTATCAGTGATGCAAACAACATGCAGAACGCCATCCCCGCTTCAGTAAAGATATTCCGTGACTCACTTTCTGTCTTCTTCCTCATAGGCGTAGTGCTCTATCAGGACTTCAAACTCGGTTCCACGATATTCATTGCCCTGCCTTTTATGCTGATACTTATAAAAAAATCCGGAAAGATGATTAAAAAGTACAGCCGCAAGGAGCAGGAGCAGGTGGGCATAGTCTCCTCAGCTCTTCAGGAGAGCTTCACAGGGGTAAAGGTTGTCAAAGCCTTTGCGTCCGAGGACAGGGAGATTGAAAAATTCACCCGTCTCAACGACAGAGAGGTGCACTTCAAGCTGAAAAAGCTTGCGGTGTCCGCCCTCAGCTCCCCTCTGATGGAGACCATAGCAGGATTTGCCATCGCAGGAATAATTTTCTACGGCGGATATGAAGTTATAAAGGGCAACACGACACCCGGAACATTCTTTTCGTTCGTAACGGCATTCGGACTTATGTTCGAACCCTTTAAAAAGATAATCTCCGACAACACCACCGTGCAGACGGCTCTTGCGTCCGCCGACAGGATTTTTGAGCTGATGGACGAGCAGAACGAGATGCTGGACAACGACGGCACTCTGATCTGCAAAGCCGAGGGCAAGGAGATCCGTTTCGAGGATGTCACCTTTAAGTATCAAACCGGAGAGGACATAGTTCTCAACGGCGTCAATCTGGACGTTAAGCCCGGAATGACAGTTGCTCTGGTGGGCTCCAGCGGTGCGGGAAAAAGTACCATTGCGGCGCTGATCCCCAGATTTTACGATGTTACCGGAGGCCGCATAACCATCGGCGGAACGGACATCCGTGAGTTCAGCCTGAACTCCCTCAGAACAAACATAGGCATAGTTTCTCAGGAGCCTTTCCTGTTCAACGAATCCGTTAAGAACAACATAGCCTACGGCGTTCAGGACGCCGATATGGAAAAGATAAAGAAAGCCGCTGACAGCGCATATGCCACGGGATTTATAAACGAGCTGACCGAAGGCTTCGACACCGTTATCGGCGAGAGGGGCGACAGGCTCTCAGGCGGCCAGAAACAGAGGCTCACCATAGCCCGTGCACTGCTTCTGAACCCTCCGATACTCATCCTTGACGAGGCCACCAGTGCTCTGGATACGGAATCCGAAAGGATAGTTCAGCAGGCACTTTCAAACCTTATGAAGGGCAGAACCAGCTTCGTTATTGCCCACAGGCTTTCGACCATTGTAAATGCCGACATGATAGTGGTTCTGGACAAGGGCCGTGTCATGGCAACTGGCAGGCACTCGGAGCTTATTGAAACCTGCGATATATATTCGAACTTATGCCGTCTCCAGTTCGGCACGGAAAGGGATTAA